One Massilia sp. 9096 genomic window carries:
- a CDS encoding helix-turn-helix transcriptional regulator, with protein MFKVDIRPHWEIRFNGDPPLDTATLLGLLLGIHDSGSIADAARSVGLSYRYAWGVLREAEALFGEPLLETGRGRGTRLTPLAEKLAWADRRIAARLSPTLASLASELERELDKVRTHGREAGRDDNLHTIRIDASHGFAVAALTDYLAQLAPPGKIPLALRYRSSQEAVAALARRECDLAGFHVPLGEFEARAANWYLRWLDPRQHCLVHLAARDLGLLVARDNPLRVQGLDDLVRPELRFVNRQAGSGTRMLLELMLAARGIGQDAINGWNNAELTHSAVAAYIASGMADVGVGMRTAAEHFKLEFIPLARERYFFALRNDALQDPLMARVLAILRSADFHARVAALPGYDAAQTGRIDELDQAFNAPPDNQDDAEAP; from the coding sequence ATGTTCAAAGTTGATATTCGTCCTCACTGGGAAATCCGTTTCAACGGCGATCCTCCGCTCGACACCGCCACCCTGCTCGGCTTGCTGCTCGGGATCCACGACAGCGGCTCGATCGCCGACGCCGCGCGCAGCGTCGGCCTGTCCTACCGCTACGCCTGGGGCGTGCTGCGCGAGGCCGAGGCGCTGTTCGGCGAGCCGCTGCTGGAAACCGGGCGCGGGCGCGGCACACGCCTGACGCCGCTGGCCGAAAAGCTGGCCTGGGCCGACCGCCGCATCGCCGCGCGCCTGTCGCCCACCCTGGCCAGCCTGGCCTCGGAACTCGAGCGCGAACTGGACAAGGTGCGCACCCACGGCCGCGAAGCGGGCCGCGACGACAACCTGCACACGATCCGCATCGACGCCAGCCACGGCTTCGCGGTGGCGGCCCTGACCGATTACCTGGCGCAGCTGGCGCCGCCCGGCAAGATCCCGCTCGCGCTGCGCTACCGCAGCAGCCAGGAAGCGGTGGCGGCACTGGCGCGGCGCGAATGCGACCTGGCGGGCTTTCACGTGCCGCTGGGCGAATTCGAAGCGCGCGCGGCCAACTGGTACCTGCGCTGGCTCGATCCGCGCCAGCATTGCCTGGTCCACCTGGCCGCGCGCGACCTGGGATTGCTGGTGGCGCGCGACAATCCGCTGCGCGTGCAGGGCCTGGACGACCTGGTGCGCCCCGAACTGCGCTTCGTGAACCGCCAGGCCGGCTCCGGCACGCGCATGCTGCTGGAACTGATGCTGGCCGCGCGCGGCATCGGCCAGGACGCCATCAACGGCTGGAACAACGCCGAGCTGACCCATTCGGCGGTGGCGGCCTACATCGCCAGCGGCATGGCCGACGTCGGCGTCGGCATGCGCACCGCGGCCGAGCATTTCAAGCTCGAGTTCATCCCGCTCGCGCGCGAGCGTTACTTTTTCGCGTTGCGCAACGATGCCCTGCAGGACCCGCTGATGGCGCGCGTGCTCGCTATCCTGCGCAGCGCGGATTTCCACGCGCGCGTGGCCGCCCTGCCCGGCTATGACGCGGCCCAGACCGGCCGCATCGACGAGCTCGACCAGGCCTTCAATGCGCCGCCCGACAACCAGGACGACGCCGAGGCCCCATGA
- a CDS encoding NADH-ubiquinone oxidoreductase-F iron-sulfur binding region domain-containing protein, with product MALPVIPIAVEGASRQRKRAAPKGRQPDPQALRAIRDLLGDAPRRRDLLIEYLHLIQDACGALAPAHLAALAQELGLAQAEVYEVASFYHHFDVLRDGQAPPPALTVRVCAGLSCEMAGARALLDRLPAILGAEVRVLAAPCIGRCEGAPAVLVGQRPVAPATLETVLAKAAAGETGHVHAGHVDLAAYRALGGYALLRDCAEGRRDAESVIAALESSGLRGLGGAGFPAGRKWRIVRAEPGPRLMAVNIDEGEPGTFKDRVYLERDPHRFLEGALIAAWAVGIEAIYLYLRDEYHGLRAMLQAELDKLRADAPLDPMPRIELRRGAGAYICGEESAMIESIEGKRGMPRLRPPYLAQVGLFGRPTLEHNFETLHWVRDIVEQGPERFAGHGRNGRRGLRSFSVSGRVREPGVKLAPAGITMRELIDGYCDGMQDGHAFYAYLPGGASGGILPAALGDIPLDFDTLQPYGCFIGSAAVVVLSDRDSARAAALNTLRFFKIESCGQCTPCRAGTAKAVALMEQRVWDTALLGELSQVMRDASICGLGQAAPNPFDCVIRYFPHELEHELEQGGRP from the coding sequence ATGGCCTTACCCGTCATTCCGATCGCCGTCGAGGGTGCGAGCCGGCAGCGCAAGCGCGCCGCGCCCAAGGGCCGGCAACCCGATCCCCAGGCGCTGCGCGCGATCCGGGACCTGCTGGGCGATGCCCCGCGCCGGCGCGACCTCCTGATCGAATACCTGCACCTGATCCAGGACGCCTGCGGCGCCCTGGCGCCGGCGCACCTGGCCGCCCTGGCGCAGGAACTGGGACTGGCCCAGGCCGAGGTCTACGAGGTGGCCAGCTTCTACCACCATTTCGACGTGCTGCGCGACGGTCAGGCGCCCCCGCCGGCGCTGACCGTGCGCGTGTGCGCCGGCCTGTCCTGCGAGATGGCCGGCGCGCGAGCGCTGCTGGACAGGCTGCCCGCCATCCTGGGCGCCGAGGTGCGCGTCCTGGCCGCCCCCTGCATCGGCCGCTGCGAGGGGGCGCCGGCCGTGCTGGTCGGCCAGCGGCCGGTGGCGCCGGCCACGCTGGAAACCGTGCTGGCCAAGGCGGCGGCGGGCGAGACCGGACACGTGCACGCCGGCCACGTCGACCTCGCCGCCTACCGTGCGCTCGGCGGCTACGCCTTGCTGCGCGATTGCGCCGAGGGGCGGCGCGATGCCGAGTCGGTGATCGCGGCGCTGGAGAGTTCCGGCCTGCGCGGCCTGGGCGGCGCCGGTTTTCCGGCCGGACGCAAATGGCGCATCGTGCGCGCCGAGCCCGGCCCGCGCCTGATGGCGGTCAACATCGACGAGGGCGAGCCCGGCACCTTCAAGGACCGCGTCTACCTCGAGCGCGACCCGCACCGCTTCCTGGAGGGCGCGCTGATCGCCGCCTGGGCGGTCGGCATCGAGGCGATCTACCTCTACCTGCGCGACGAATACCACGGCCTGCGCGCCATGCTGCAGGCCGAACTCGACAAGCTGCGCGCCGATGCGCCGCTGGATCCGATGCCGCGCATCGAGCTGCGGCGCGGCGCCGGCGCCTATATCTGCGGCGAGGAGTCGGCCATGATCGAGTCGATCGAGGGCAAGCGCGGCATGCCCCGGCTGCGCCCGCCCTACCTGGCCCAGGTCGGGCTGTTCGGCCGGCCCACGCTCGAGCACAATTTCGAAACCCTGCACTGGGTGCGCGACATCGTCGAGCAGGGCCCGGAGCGCTTTGCCGGCCACGGCCGCAACGGACGGCGCGGCTTGCGCTCGTTCTCGGTCTCGGGCCGGGTGCGCGAGCCCGGCGTCAAGCTGGCCCCGGCCGGCATCACGATGCGCGAACTGATCGACGGGTATTGCGACGGCATGCAGGACGGCCATGCCTTCTACGCCTACCTGCCGGGCGGCGCCTCGGGCGGCATCCTGCCGGCCGCGCTGGGCGACATCCCGCTCGACTTCGACACGCTGCAGCCCTACGGCTGCTTCATCGGCTCGGCCGCGGTGGTGGTGCTGTCCGATCGCGACAGCGCCAGGGCGGCCGCGCTCAATACGCTGCGCTTCTTCAAGATTGAATCCTGCGGCCAGTGCACACCCTGCCGCGCCGGCACCGCCAAGGCCGTCGCGCTGATGGAACAGCGGGTGTGGGATACGGCGCTGCTCGGCGAGCTGTCGCAGGTGATGCGCGACGCCTCGATCTGCGGTCTCGGCCAGGCCGCGCCCAACCCGTTCGACTGCGTCATCAGGTACTTTCCGCATGAGCTGGAACATGAGCTCGAACAAGGAGGGCGGCCATGA